The Pseudomonadota bacterium genome includes the window CGCCACATAGGTTTCACCTGCAGGAAGATGGCTAAAAAGGTAGAGTTCACCCATAACGCCTCCGTCTGTCAACGTACCCGTAAGCTGTTGCCCATCTGTCCCGTAATGGGTAAAGACGTGTACCTGGCCATCCGTGACAATATAGAGCGACAGGACCTCCTTCCCTTCATTGATAAGGATATCCCCTGCTTTATAAAATTTCTGTGTTGCGATAGAGGCAATGGCCTTATATCCCTTGATGGTGATGCCCTTAAAAAGGGCCTCCTTTTTCAAAATGTCCATATCAAAAATAATTTCAGGCATCTTTGCGTCTCCTTTCATGCACCGTTGTACTGCATAGGCAGCAGCCTGTCTTACCCCTTCATCCCGATCATCGAGGAGCCGTTCTGCAACAGGGTAAAAACTCATATCGGGTGTATGTTCACCTACGGCATACGCCACGAGCATCCTTGTGACAGGGTCATCGCTCCTCGTCAACCCGGAAAAGATATAGGCCATATCATTTGTTTGTAAGAGAGGCAGAACTTGTCTCCCACGCTCTATCTTTTCGGCAAAAGGTATCTCATCAATGAGGGGGATAAGATACCTTGCCGTCTCCCTGTTGATGGATGTCTCCACCATCTCCACAGCCGCAGAAGCCTTGCCGGTGCGGAGGGACTCATACATCAATCTCATATCCTCATAGCGTACCCAAAGGGCATAAAAGACAGCGCCCATGATCTCTTCATTCTGTTCATGAAGGTGGATTTTGAGCATATCATAGCTATGGGAGACGGGATGACGCGAAAGAGTTTCCGCTGCAATCAAATTGTTATATGCTGTTGTTAATACCTTGAACATAAAAGGCATTACATTAAAATCTTTCATACCTGAATATCTCATGGCCTCAAGGATACCCAGTTGAATCCTTATAGGGCTGTCCAGTAAAGCTGTTTCGAGAAATGGCCTGGCGCCTTCGCCATAGGCGGCAATGGATTCGACAGCGCTTTCCCTGACTGCCTCCTTGTCATCGAGGCACTGAATCAAGCGGTTAATGGCCCGCGGGTCGCGATGGCCGCCGAAGAAAACCACCGCCTGAGCCCGTACAAGGTCGTCTTTGCTGTTCAATTGTTTCAGCGCTGTCTCAGGCGTGATATCCTCATGACATACTATATCTCTGTGGCTTTTGTAGTGCCCGGCGGTAATGCTGCCGGTTTGGAAAACCATAGGTGTTACATCCTGTTCCATGGCAATTTCGGATTCAATGCGGTCGAAATCGATACCTCCATCAATGAGCACCTGTTTAAGCCCCTCTTTGTATCGTTTTTTGAAGAGAACGGTCTCGAAAACCCAATACAGAGCAATTACGGCCGCAACAGGGGCCAACCCTTTTGCACTTACCACAGGCTTCAGCACAACCATCATAAGGGCGCCTATAATAACGGCTGCCTTTATTACGGTTCCCCTGACAAATACACGGCTCCATGCTCCGACAGCTTCAGGCACTACATTAAAGAGGACTTTATTGACAGGCCCGGTAATGGCCCTCTGGATGAATATGGCGGAAAACTGGCCATATGCTGCCGTAAATATATTGAAAAAGGGAGTGAGCGCAGCAAAAACACAAACGAAATTTAACGGCTGAATCATTGATGCGTTGGGTAGCCCCATTCTTGTATAGGCACGACCCATTACAAAAAGGAGAAGGAAACTTATCAGCGTTGTGCCCCCCCGGAA containing:
- a CDS encoding HEAT repeat domain-containing protein → MKNFLSKTLNIYDQEIRKFLWIGAIFFGIFFIMAIFRSYVDTTFLKRYGAGSIPLMLLINGVVTIVVFGFMNRLNVKFPDHRLLSCFLILCALAITILFFMIQGGSVIAYPILFQILNLQDSFFLVYLWNMACDLFDARQGKRIFPLIMAGQVLGTTLGSFITAPLASYAGYEPLLIITSAGYFAVASAMALSAGRMLGSLSSEEREEKTLSKGPGEILFIIRQYPIIRYLIISGLIPNILLPVFTYQFSVIAQHSFATEHALLTFLSVFRGGTTLISFLLLFVMGRAYTRMGLPNASMIQPLNFVCVFAALTPFFNIFTAAYGQFSAIFIQRAITGPVNKVLFNVVPEAVGAWSRVFVRGTVIKAAVIIGALMMVVLKPVVSAKGLAPVAAVIALYWVFETVLFKKRYKEGLKQVLIDGGIDFDRIESEIAMEQDVTPMVFQTGSITAGHYKSHRDIVCHEDITPETALKQLNSKDDLVRAQAVVFFGGHRDPRAINRLIQCLDDKEAVRESAVESIAAYGEGARPFLETALLDSPIRIQLGILEAMRYSGMKDFNVMPFMFKVLTTAYNNLIAAETLSRHPVSHSYDMLKIHLHEQNEEIMGAVFYALWVRYEDMRLMYESLRTGKASAAVEMVETSINRETARYLIPLIDEIPFAEKIERGRQVLPLLQTNDMAYIFSGLTRSDDPVTRMLVAYAVGEHTPDMSFYPVAERLLDDRDEGVRQAAAYAVQRCMKGDAKMPEIIFDMDILKKEALFKGITIKGYKAIASIATQKFYKAGDILINEGKEVLSLYIVTDGQVHVFTHYGTDGQQLTGTLTDGGVMGELYLFSHLPAGETYVA